A part of Bubalus bubalis isolate 160015118507 breed Murrah chromosome 6, NDDB_SH_1, whole genome shotgun sequence genomic DNA contains:
- the MAP7D1 gene encoding MAP7 domain-containing protein 1 isoform X9 — protein sequence MESGSRSEPGTGAAPAMAARTPPEPRPSPEGDPSPPPPPPPMSTLVPDTPPDTPPAMKNTTSPRQLPLEPESPPELVGPRPAPQQEESPSSEVKTRGPTPPATGPRDARPPRRSSQPSPPAAPASDSPPAKQDLKKAGERHKLAKERREERAKYLAAKKAVWLEKEEKAKALREKQLQERRRRLEEQRLKAEQRRAALEERQRQKLEKNKERYEAAIQRSVKKTWAEIRQQRWSWAGALHHGSPGRKTNRSLQLSPWESSIVDRLMTPTLSFLARSRSAVTLPRNGRDQGRGRGPGRAPSRGGAGASHASGPRPDRSHPSAAVPLCPRSASASPLTPCSVPRSGHRCAPAGERGDRRKASAGGSPAPARLRPEASPVQKKEKKDKERENEKEKNALARERSLKKRQSLPASLRPRLSASNAEHSPKSKARPSSPSTTWHRPASPCLSPGPGHALPPKPPSPRGTTASPKGRVRRKDEAKESPSVAGPEDKTQSKGKASDEREPAAPASPAPSPVPSPTPAQPPKEQPTEIPAGGQGEKRPKETAVLTSPPAPAPPVTPSKPMAGTTDREEATRLLAEKRRQAREQREREEQERRLQAERDKRMREEQLAREAEARAEREAEVRRREEQEAREKAQAEQEEQERLQKQKEEAEARSREEAERQRLEREKHFQREEQERQERRKRLEEIMKRTRKSEAAETKQKQDRKEATANNSSPGIDPAKAVEARPAGLQKEELAPQEPQWSLPNKESSGSLVNGLQPLPAHQENGFSPKGPSGDKSLGRTPEALLPFAEAEAFLKKAVVQPPQVTEVL from the exons ATGGAGAGCGGCTCACGTTCGGAGCCGGGTACGGGCGCAGCCCCAG CTATGGCAGCCAGGACCCCTCCAGAGCCAAGACCCTCCCCAGAAGGTGACCCCTCCCcaccgccgccaccaccaccgATGTCAACCCTGGTGCCCGACACTCCCCCAGACACGCCTCCCGCCATGAAGAACACCACTAGCCCCAGGCAGCTTCCACTGGAACCAGAGAGCCCCCCGGAGCTGGTAGGGCCCAGGCCAGCCCCCCAGCAAGAAGAGTCCCCTTCCTCTGAAGTGAAGACCAGGGGACCCACCCCACCAGCCACAGGCCCACGGGATGCCAGGCCTCCTCGAAGGAGCAGCCAGCCATCCCCGCCAGCAGCACCCGCCTCTGACAGCCCTCCCGCCAAGCAAG ACTTaaagaaggcaggagagagaCACAAGCTGGCAAAGGAGCGGCGGGAAGAGCGGGCCAAGTACCTGG cgGCCAAGAAGGCGGTGTggctggagaaggaggagaaggccaAGGCACTGCGGGAGAAGCAGCTCCAGGAGCGCCGGCGGCGGCTGGAGGAGCAGCGGCTCAAAGCCGAGCAGCGCCGGGCAGCCCTGGAGGAGCGGCAGCGGCAGAAGCTGGAGAAGAACAAG GAGCGCTATGAGGCAGCCATCCAGCGGTCAGTGAAGAAGACGTGGGCTGAAATCCGGCAGCAGCGCTGGTCCTGGGCAGGGGCCCTGCACCACGGCTCCCCAGGACGTAAGACCA ATCGCAGCCTGCAGCTAAGTCCGTGGGAGAGCAGCATCGTGGACCGTCTGATGAcgcctaccctctccttcctggcACGGAGTCGCAGTGCAGTCACACTGCCCCGAAACGGCCGGGACCAGGGTAGGGGCCGCGGCCCAGGGAGAGCCCCCTcgaggggcggggcaggggccaGCCACGCCAGTGGACCGCGCCCCGACCGCAGTCATCCCTCCGCAGCCGTGCCCCTGTGCCCGCGCTCAGCCTCCGCCAGCCCGCTGACGCCGTGCAGTGTCCCCCGAAGCGGGCACCGCTGCGCCCCCGCCGGGGAGCGCGGGGATCGCCGCAAGGCCAGCGCCGGGGgcagccccgccccggcccgcctCCGGCCCGAGGCCTCGCCG GtgcagaaaaaggagaagaaggacaAGGAGCGGGAAAACGAGAAGGAGAAGAATGCCCTGGCTCGGGAGCGCAGCCTCAAGAAGCGCCAGTCGCTGCCTGCTTCTCTGCGCCCGCGCCTCTCCGCTAGCAACGCGGAGCACAG tCCCAAATCCAAGGCCCGGCCATCCTCTCCCTCCACAACCTGGCACAGGCCTGCCTCCCCCTGCCTCAGCCCAGGGCCAGGTCATGCTCTGCCCCCAAAACCACCATCCCCCCGAGGCACCACTGCATCACCCAAGGGGCGAGTCCGGAGGAAGGACGAGGCAAAGGAGAGCCCCAGTGTGGCGGGGCCCGAGGACAAGACCCAGAGCAAGGGCAAGGCCAGTGATGAGAGGGAGCCTGCAGCCCCAGCCTCACCGGCCCCCTCGCCTGTGCCGtcacccaccccagcccagcccccgaAAGAGCAGCCCACAGAGATCCCTGCAggtgggcagggagagaagaggcCAAAAG AGACAGCTGTCCTGacctcacccccagcccctgctcccccGGTGACCCCTAGCAAACCCATGGCTGGCACCACGGACCGAGAAGAGGCCACTCGGCTCCTGGCTGAGAAGCGGCGCCAGGCCCGGGAGCAGCGGGAGCGCGAGGAACAGGAGCGGAGGCTGCAGGCCGAAAGGGACAA GCGAATGCGAGAGGAGCAGCTGGCTCGGGAGGCCGAGGCCCGGGCGGAGCGGGAGGCCGAGGTCCGGAGACGCGAGGAGCAGGAGGCTCGGGAGAAGGCGCAGGCCGAGCAGGAGGAGCAGGAGCGGCTGCAGAAGCAG AAAGAGGAGGCCGAAGCTCGGTCCCGAGAAGAAGCCGAGCGGCAGCGTCTGGAGCGGGAAAAGCACTTCCAGCGGGAGGAGCAGGAGCGGCAAGAGCGTAGAAAG CGCCTGGAGGAGATTATGAAGAGGACTCGGAAGTCAGAAGCTGCTGAAACCAAG CAGAAGCAGGACAGAAAGGAGGCGACGGCCAACAATTCCAGCCCAG GGATAGACCCTGCGAAAGCTGTGGAGGCTCGGCCCGCCGGGCTGCAGAAGGAGGAGCTGGCCCCCCAGGAGCCTCAGTGGAG CCTGCCAAACAAGGAGTCGTCGGGGTCCCTGGTGAATGGGCTGCAGCCTCTGCCAGCGCACCAGGAGAACGGCTTCTCCCCTAAGGGACCCTCTGGGGACAAGAGTCTGGGCCGGACGCCAGAGGCTCTCCTGCCCTTCGCAGAGGCAGAAGCCTTCctcaagaaagctgtggtgcagcCCCCGCAGGTCACAG AAGTCCTTTAA
- the MAP7D1 gene encoding MAP7 domain-containing protein 1 isoform X7 — MESGSRSEPGTGAAPAMAARTPPEPRPSPEGDPSPPPPPPPMSTLVPDTPPDTPPAMKNTTSPRQLPLEPESPPELVGPRPAPQQEESPSSEVKTRGPTPPATGPRDARPPRRSSQPSPPAAPASDSPPAKQDLKKAGERHKLAKERREERAKYLAAKKAVWLEKEEKAKALREKQLQERRRRLEEQRLKAEQRRAALEERQRQKLEKNKERYEAAIQRSVKKTWAEIRQQRWSWAGALHHGSPGRKTSGSRCSVSAVNLPKHVDSIINKRLSKSSATLWNSPSRNRSLQLSPWESSIVDRLMTPTLSFLARSRSAVTLPRNGRDQGRGRGPGRAPSRGGAGASHASGPRPDRSHPSAAVPLCPRSASASPLTPCSVPRSGHRCAPAGERGDRRKASAGGSPAPARLRPEASPVQKKEKKDKERENEKEKNALARERSLKKRQSLPASLRPRLSASNAEHSPKSKARPSSPSTTWHRPASPCLSPGPGHALPPKPPSPRGTTASPKGRVRRKDEAKESPSVAGPEDKTQSKGKASDEREPAAPASPAPSPVPSPTPAQPPKEQPTEIPAAPAPPVTPSKPMAGTTDREEATRLLAEKRRQAREQREREEQERRLQAERDKRMREEQLAREAEARAEREAEVRRREEQEAREKAQAEQEEQERLQKQKEEAEARSREEAERQRLEREKHFQREEQERQERRKRLEEIMKRTRKSEAAETKQKQDRKEATANNSSPGIDPAKAVEARPAGLQKEELAPQEPQWSLPNKESSGSLVNGLQPLPAHQENGFSPKGPSGDKSLGRTPEALLPFAEAEAFLKKAVVQPPQVTEVL, encoded by the exons ATGGAGAGCGGCTCACGTTCGGAGCCGGGTACGGGCGCAGCCCCAG CTATGGCAGCCAGGACCCCTCCAGAGCCAAGACCCTCCCCAGAAGGTGACCCCTCCCcaccgccgccaccaccaccgATGTCAACCCTGGTGCCCGACACTCCCCCAGACACGCCTCCCGCCATGAAGAACACCACTAGCCCCAGGCAGCTTCCACTGGAACCAGAGAGCCCCCCGGAGCTGGTAGGGCCCAGGCCAGCCCCCCAGCAAGAAGAGTCCCCTTCCTCTGAAGTGAAGACCAGGGGACCCACCCCACCAGCCACAGGCCCACGGGATGCCAGGCCTCCTCGAAGGAGCAGCCAGCCATCCCCGCCAGCAGCACCCGCCTCTGACAGCCCTCCCGCCAAGCAAG ACTTaaagaaggcaggagagagaCACAAGCTGGCAAAGGAGCGGCGGGAAGAGCGGGCCAAGTACCTGG cgGCCAAGAAGGCGGTGTggctggagaaggaggagaaggccaAGGCACTGCGGGAGAAGCAGCTCCAGGAGCGCCGGCGGCGGCTGGAGGAGCAGCGGCTCAAAGCCGAGCAGCGCCGGGCAGCCCTGGAGGAGCGGCAGCGGCAGAAGCTGGAGAAGAACAAG GAGCGCTATGAGGCAGCCATCCAGCGGTCAGTGAAGAAGACGTGGGCTGAAATCCGGCAGCAGCGCTGGTCCTGGGCAGGGGCCCTGCACCACGGCTCCCCAGGACGTAAGACCA GTGGGAGCAGGTGCTCCGTGTCGGCAGTAAACCTGCCCAAACACGTGGACTCTATAATCAACAAGCGGCTCTCAAAGTCCTCTGCCACGCTCTGGAACTCCCCCAGTAGAA ATCGCAGCCTGCAGCTAAGTCCGTGGGAGAGCAGCATCGTGGACCGTCTGATGAcgcctaccctctccttcctggcACGGAGTCGCAGTGCAGTCACACTGCCCCGAAACGGCCGGGACCAGGGTAGGGGCCGCGGCCCAGGGAGAGCCCCCTcgaggggcggggcaggggccaGCCACGCCAGTGGACCGCGCCCCGACCGCAGTCATCCCTCCGCAGCCGTGCCCCTGTGCCCGCGCTCAGCCTCCGCCAGCCCGCTGACGCCGTGCAGTGTCCCCCGAAGCGGGCACCGCTGCGCCCCCGCCGGGGAGCGCGGGGATCGCCGCAAGGCCAGCGCCGGGGgcagccccgccccggcccgcctCCGGCCCGAGGCCTCGCCG GtgcagaaaaaggagaagaaggacaAGGAGCGGGAAAACGAGAAGGAGAAGAATGCCCTGGCTCGGGAGCGCAGCCTCAAGAAGCGCCAGTCGCTGCCTGCTTCTCTGCGCCCGCGCCTCTCCGCTAGCAACGCGGAGCACAG tCCCAAATCCAAGGCCCGGCCATCCTCTCCCTCCACAACCTGGCACAGGCCTGCCTCCCCCTGCCTCAGCCCAGGGCCAGGTCATGCTCTGCCCCCAAAACCACCATCCCCCCGAGGCACCACTGCATCACCCAAGGGGCGAGTCCGGAGGAAGGACGAGGCAAAGGAGAGCCCCAGTGTGGCGGGGCCCGAGGACAAGACCCAGAGCAAGGGCAAGGCCAGTGATGAGAGGGAGCCTGCAGCCCCAGCCTCACCGGCCCCCTCGCCTGTGCCGtcacccaccccagcccagcccccgaAAGAGCAGCCCACAGAGATCCCTGCAg cccctgctcccccGGTGACCCCTAGCAAACCCATGGCTGGCACCACGGACCGAGAAGAGGCCACTCGGCTCCTGGCTGAGAAGCGGCGCCAGGCCCGGGAGCAGCGGGAGCGCGAGGAACAGGAGCGGAGGCTGCAGGCCGAAAGGGACAA GCGAATGCGAGAGGAGCAGCTGGCTCGGGAGGCCGAGGCCCGGGCGGAGCGGGAGGCCGAGGTCCGGAGACGCGAGGAGCAGGAGGCTCGGGAGAAGGCGCAGGCCGAGCAGGAGGAGCAGGAGCGGCTGCAGAAGCAG AAAGAGGAGGCCGAAGCTCGGTCCCGAGAAGAAGCCGAGCGGCAGCGTCTGGAGCGGGAAAAGCACTTCCAGCGGGAGGAGCAGGAGCGGCAAGAGCGTAGAAAG CGCCTGGAGGAGATTATGAAGAGGACTCGGAAGTCAGAAGCTGCTGAAACCAAG CAGAAGCAGGACAGAAAGGAGGCGACGGCCAACAATTCCAGCCCAG GGATAGACCCTGCGAAAGCTGTGGAGGCTCGGCCCGCCGGGCTGCAGAAGGAGGAGCTGGCCCCCCAGGAGCCTCAGTGGAG CCTGCCAAACAAGGAGTCGTCGGGGTCCCTGGTGAATGGGCTGCAGCCTCTGCCAGCGCACCAGGAGAACGGCTTCTCCCCTAAGGGACCCTCTGGGGACAAGAGTCTGGGCCGGACGCCAGAGGCTCTCCTGCCCTTCGCAGAGGCAGAAGCCTTCctcaagaaagctgtggtgcagcCCCCGCAGGTCACAG AAGTCCTTTAA
- the MAP7D1 gene encoding MAP7 domain-containing protein 1 isoform X4, whose translation MESGSRSEPGTGAAPAMAARTPPEPRPSPEGDPSPPPPPPPMSTLVPDTPPDTPPAMKNTTSPRQLPLEPESPPELVGPRPAPQQEESPSSEVKTRGPTPPATGPRDARPPRRSSQPSPPAAPASDSPPAKQDLKKAGERHKLAKERREERAKYLAAKKAVWLEKEEKAKALREKQLQERRRRLEEQRLKAEQRRAALEERQRQKLEKNKERYEAAIQRSVKKTWAEIRQQRWSWAGALHHGSPGRKTSGSRCSVSAVNLPKHVDSIINKRLSKSSATLWNSPSRNRSLQLSPWESSIVDRLMTPTLSFLARSRSAVTLPRNGRDQGRGRGPGRAPSRGGAGASHASGPRPDRSHPSAAVPLCPRSASASPLTPCSVPRSGHRCAPAGERGDRRKASAGGSPAPARLRPEASPVQKKEKKDKERENEKEKNALARERSLKKRQSLPASLRPRLSASNAEHSPKSKARPSSPSTTWHRPASPCLSPGPGHALPPKPPSPRGTTASPKGRVRRKDEAKESPSVAGPEDKTQSKGKASDEREPAAPASPAPSPVPSPTPAQPPKEQPTEIPAETAVLTSPPAPAPPVTPSKPMAGTTDREEATRLLAEKRRQAREQREREEQERRLQAERDKRMREEQLAREAEARAEREAEVRRREEQEAREKAQAEQEEQERLQKQKEEAEARSREEAERQRLEREKHFQREEQERQERRKRLEEIMKRTRKSEAAETKQKQDRKEATANNSSPGIDPAKAVEARPAGLQKEELAPQEPQWSLPNKESSGSLVNGLQPLPAHQENGFSPKGPSGDKSLGRTPEALLPFAEAEAFLKKAVVQPPQVTEVL comes from the exons ATGGAGAGCGGCTCACGTTCGGAGCCGGGTACGGGCGCAGCCCCAG CTATGGCAGCCAGGACCCCTCCAGAGCCAAGACCCTCCCCAGAAGGTGACCCCTCCCcaccgccgccaccaccaccgATGTCAACCCTGGTGCCCGACACTCCCCCAGACACGCCTCCCGCCATGAAGAACACCACTAGCCCCAGGCAGCTTCCACTGGAACCAGAGAGCCCCCCGGAGCTGGTAGGGCCCAGGCCAGCCCCCCAGCAAGAAGAGTCCCCTTCCTCTGAAGTGAAGACCAGGGGACCCACCCCACCAGCCACAGGCCCACGGGATGCCAGGCCTCCTCGAAGGAGCAGCCAGCCATCCCCGCCAGCAGCACCCGCCTCTGACAGCCCTCCCGCCAAGCAAG ACTTaaagaaggcaggagagagaCACAAGCTGGCAAAGGAGCGGCGGGAAGAGCGGGCCAAGTACCTGG cgGCCAAGAAGGCGGTGTggctggagaaggaggagaaggccaAGGCACTGCGGGAGAAGCAGCTCCAGGAGCGCCGGCGGCGGCTGGAGGAGCAGCGGCTCAAAGCCGAGCAGCGCCGGGCAGCCCTGGAGGAGCGGCAGCGGCAGAAGCTGGAGAAGAACAAG GAGCGCTATGAGGCAGCCATCCAGCGGTCAGTGAAGAAGACGTGGGCTGAAATCCGGCAGCAGCGCTGGTCCTGGGCAGGGGCCCTGCACCACGGCTCCCCAGGACGTAAGACCA GTGGGAGCAGGTGCTCCGTGTCGGCAGTAAACCTGCCCAAACACGTGGACTCTATAATCAACAAGCGGCTCTCAAAGTCCTCTGCCACGCTCTGGAACTCCCCCAGTAGAA ATCGCAGCCTGCAGCTAAGTCCGTGGGAGAGCAGCATCGTGGACCGTCTGATGAcgcctaccctctccttcctggcACGGAGTCGCAGTGCAGTCACACTGCCCCGAAACGGCCGGGACCAGGGTAGGGGCCGCGGCCCAGGGAGAGCCCCCTcgaggggcggggcaggggccaGCCACGCCAGTGGACCGCGCCCCGACCGCAGTCATCCCTCCGCAGCCGTGCCCCTGTGCCCGCGCTCAGCCTCCGCCAGCCCGCTGACGCCGTGCAGTGTCCCCCGAAGCGGGCACCGCTGCGCCCCCGCCGGGGAGCGCGGGGATCGCCGCAAGGCCAGCGCCGGGGgcagccccgccccggcccgcctCCGGCCCGAGGCCTCGCCG GtgcagaaaaaggagaagaaggacaAGGAGCGGGAAAACGAGAAGGAGAAGAATGCCCTGGCTCGGGAGCGCAGCCTCAAGAAGCGCCAGTCGCTGCCTGCTTCTCTGCGCCCGCGCCTCTCCGCTAGCAACGCGGAGCACAG tCCCAAATCCAAGGCCCGGCCATCCTCTCCCTCCACAACCTGGCACAGGCCTGCCTCCCCCTGCCTCAGCCCAGGGCCAGGTCATGCTCTGCCCCCAAAACCACCATCCCCCCGAGGCACCACTGCATCACCCAAGGGGCGAGTCCGGAGGAAGGACGAGGCAAAGGAGAGCCCCAGTGTGGCGGGGCCCGAGGACAAGACCCAGAGCAAGGGCAAGGCCAGTGATGAGAGGGAGCCTGCAGCCCCAGCCTCACCGGCCCCCTCGCCTGTGCCGtcacccaccccagcccagcccccgaAAGAGCAGCCCACAGAGATCCCTGCAg AGACAGCTGTCCTGacctcacccccagcccctgctcccccGGTGACCCCTAGCAAACCCATGGCTGGCACCACGGACCGAGAAGAGGCCACTCGGCTCCTGGCTGAGAAGCGGCGCCAGGCCCGGGAGCAGCGGGAGCGCGAGGAACAGGAGCGGAGGCTGCAGGCCGAAAGGGACAA GCGAATGCGAGAGGAGCAGCTGGCTCGGGAGGCCGAGGCCCGGGCGGAGCGGGAGGCCGAGGTCCGGAGACGCGAGGAGCAGGAGGCTCGGGAGAAGGCGCAGGCCGAGCAGGAGGAGCAGGAGCGGCTGCAGAAGCAG AAAGAGGAGGCCGAAGCTCGGTCCCGAGAAGAAGCCGAGCGGCAGCGTCTGGAGCGGGAAAAGCACTTCCAGCGGGAGGAGCAGGAGCGGCAAGAGCGTAGAAAG CGCCTGGAGGAGATTATGAAGAGGACTCGGAAGTCAGAAGCTGCTGAAACCAAG CAGAAGCAGGACAGAAAGGAGGCGACGGCCAACAATTCCAGCCCAG GGATAGACCCTGCGAAAGCTGTGGAGGCTCGGCCCGCCGGGCTGCAGAAGGAGGAGCTGGCCCCCCAGGAGCCTCAGTGGAG CCTGCCAAACAAGGAGTCGTCGGGGTCCCTGGTGAATGGGCTGCAGCCTCTGCCAGCGCACCAGGAGAACGGCTTCTCCCCTAAGGGACCCTCTGGGGACAAGAGTCTGGGCCGGACGCCAGAGGCTCTCCTGCCCTTCGCAGAGGCAGAAGCCTTCctcaagaaagctgtggtgcagcCCCCGCAGGTCACAG AAGTCCTTTAA
- the MAP7D1 gene encoding MAP7 domain-containing protein 1 isoform X8: MESGSRSEPGTGAAPAMAARTPPEPRPSPEGDPSPPPPPPPMSTLVPDTPPDTPPAMKNTTSPRQLPLEPESPPELVGPRPAPQQEESPSSEVKTRGPTPPATGPRDARPPRRSSQPSPPAAPASDSPPAKQDLKKAGERHKLAKERREERAKYLAAKKAVWLEKEEKAKALREKQLQERRRRLEEQRLKAEQRRAALEERQRQKLEKNKERYEAAIQRSVKKTWAEIRQQRWSWAGALHHGSPGRKTSGSRCSVSAVNLPKHVDSIINKRLSKSSATLWNSPSRNRSLQLSPWESSIVDRLMTPTLSFLARSRSAVTLPRNGRDQAVPLCPRSASASPLTPCSVPRSGHRCAPAGERGDRRKASAGGSPAPARLRPEASPVQKKEKKDKERENEKEKNALARERSLKKRQSLPASLRPRLSASNAEHSPKSKARPSSPSTTWHRPASPCLSPGPGHALPPKPPSPRGTTASPKGRVRRKDEAKESPSVAGPEDKTQSKGKASDEREPAAPASPAPSPVPSPTPAQPPKEQPTEIPAGGQGEKRPKETAVLTSPPAPAPPVTPSKPMAGTTDREEATRLLAEKRRQAREQREREEQERRLQAERDKRMREEQLAREAEARAEREAEVRRREEQEAREKAQAEQEEQERLQKQKEEAEARSREEAERQRLEREKHFQREEQERQERRKRLEEIMKRTRKSEAAETKQKQDRKEATANNSSPGIDPAKAVEARPAGLQKEELAPQEPQWSLPNKESSGSLVNGLQPLPAHQENGFSPKGPSGDKSLGRTPEALLPFAEAEAFLKKAVVQPPQVTEVL, from the exons ATGGAGAGCGGCTCACGTTCGGAGCCGGGTACGGGCGCAGCCCCAG CTATGGCAGCCAGGACCCCTCCAGAGCCAAGACCCTCCCCAGAAGGTGACCCCTCCCcaccgccgccaccaccaccgATGTCAACCCTGGTGCCCGACACTCCCCCAGACACGCCTCCCGCCATGAAGAACACCACTAGCCCCAGGCAGCTTCCACTGGAACCAGAGAGCCCCCCGGAGCTGGTAGGGCCCAGGCCAGCCCCCCAGCAAGAAGAGTCCCCTTCCTCTGAAGTGAAGACCAGGGGACCCACCCCACCAGCCACAGGCCCACGGGATGCCAGGCCTCCTCGAAGGAGCAGCCAGCCATCCCCGCCAGCAGCACCCGCCTCTGACAGCCCTCCCGCCAAGCAAG ACTTaaagaaggcaggagagagaCACAAGCTGGCAAAGGAGCGGCGGGAAGAGCGGGCCAAGTACCTGG cgGCCAAGAAGGCGGTGTggctggagaaggaggagaaggccaAGGCACTGCGGGAGAAGCAGCTCCAGGAGCGCCGGCGGCGGCTGGAGGAGCAGCGGCTCAAAGCCGAGCAGCGCCGGGCAGCCCTGGAGGAGCGGCAGCGGCAGAAGCTGGAGAAGAACAAG GAGCGCTATGAGGCAGCCATCCAGCGGTCAGTGAAGAAGACGTGGGCTGAAATCCGGCAGCAGCGCTGGTCCTGGGCAGGGGCCCTGCACCACGGCTCCCCAGGACGTAAGACCA GTGGGAGCAGGTGCTCCGTGTCGGCAGTAAACCTGCCCAAACACGTGGACTCTATAATCAACAAGCGGCTCTCAAAGTCCTCTGCCACGCTCTGGAACTCCCCCAGTAGAA ATCGCAGCCTGCAGCTAAGTCCGTGGGAGAGCAGCATCGTGGACCGTCTGATGAcgcctaccctctccttcctggcACGGAGTCGCAGTGCAGTCACACTGCCCCGAAACGGCCGGGACCAGG CCGTGCCCCTGTGCCCGCGCTCAGCCTCCGCCAGCCCGCTGACGCCGTGCAGTGTCCCCCGAAGCGGGCACCGCTGCGCCCCCGCCGGGGAGCGCGGGGATCGCCGCAAGGCCAGCGCCGGGGgcagccccgccccggcccgcctCCGGCCCGAGGCCTCGCCG GtgcagaaaaaggagaagaaggacaAGGAGCGGGAAAACGAGAAGGAGAAGAATGCCCTGGCTCGGGAGCGCAGCCTCAAGAAGCGCCAGTCGCTGCCTGCTTCTCTGCGCCCGCGCCTCTCCGCTAGCAACGCGGAGCACAG tCCCAAATCCAAGGCCCGGCCATCCTCTCCCTCCACAACCTGGCACAGGCCTGCCTCCCCCTGCCTCAGCCCAGGGCCAGGTCATGCTCTGCCCCCAAAACCACCATCCCCCCGAGGCACCACTGCATCACCCAAGGGGCGAGTCCGGAGGAAGGACGAGGCAAAGGAGAGCCCCAGTGTGGCGGGGCCCGAGGACAAGACCCAGAGCAAGGGCAAGGCCAGTGATGAGAGGGAGCCTGCAGCCCCAGCCTCACCGGCCCCCTCGCCTGTGCCGtcacccaccccagcccagcccccgaAAGAGCAGCCCACAGAGATCCCTGCAggtgggcagggagagaagaggcCAAAAG AGACAGCTGTCCTGacctcacccccagcccctgctcccccGGTGACCCCTAGCAAACCCATGGCTGGCACCACGGACCGAGAAGAGGCCACTCGGCTCCTGGCTGAGAAGCGGCGCCAGGCCCGGGAGCAGCGGGAGCGCGAGGAACAGGAGCGGAGGCTGCAGGCCGAAAGGGACAA GCGAATGCGAGAGGAGCAGCTGGCTCGGGAGGCCGAGGCCCGGGCGGAGCGGGAGGCCGAGGTCCGGAGACGCGAGGAGCAGGAGGCTCGGGAGAAGGCGCAGGCCGAGCAGGAGGAGCAGGAGCGGCTGCAGAAGCAG AAAGAGGAGGCCGAAGCTCGGTCCCGAGAAGAAGCCGAGCGGCAGCGTCTGGAGCGGGAAAAGCACTTCCAGCGGGAGGAGCAGGAGCGGCAAGAGCGTAGAAAG CGCCTGGAGGAGATTATGAAGAGGACTCGGAAGTCAGAAGCTGCTGAAACCAAG CAGAAGCAGGACAGAAAGGAGGCGACGGCCAACAATTCCAGCCCAG GGATAGACCCTGCGAAAGCTGTGGAGGCTCGGCCCGCCGGGCTGCAGAAGGAGGAGCTGGCCCCCCAGGAGCCTCAGTGGAG CCTGCCAAACAAGGAGTCGTCGGGGTCCCTGGTGAATGGGCTGCAGCCTCTGCCAGCGCACCAGGAGAACGGCTTCTCCCCTAAGGGACCCTCTGGGGACAAGAGTCTGGGCCGGACGCCAGAGGCTCTCCTGCCCTTCGCAGAGGCAGAAGCCTTCctcaagaaagctgtggtgcagcCCCCGCAGGTCACAG AAGTCCTTTAA